The proteins below come from a single Bactrocera dorsalis isolate Fly_Bdor chromosome 5, ASM2337382v1, whole genome shotgun sequence genomic window:
- the LOC105234067 gene encoding protein lin-28 homolog, which yields MQQTTSANSQTTINNNNTSITNNNTSTNTTNTAGSTTAAASTKPNNNNNLNRRRKPQEKMAQQQQHAEQSDTSPPVDNKNKDSNLIETGCTRYGKCKWFNVAKGWGFITPHDGGQEVFVHQSVIQMSGFRSLGEQEEVEFECQLTERGLEATRVSGSKGLDCTGSTFRPRTKKRRRVRCYNCGKFANHIASMCPQEPQPKRCHICKSEAHFFADCPMRQESTASAESAPISNDDKSQCEDAAT from the exons ATGCAACAAACAACCAGCGCTAATAGCCAAACtactatcaacaacaacaacaccagcatcACTAATAACAACACCAGCACAAACACAACCAATACAGCAGGCAGCACAACTGCAGCTGCAtcaacaaaaccaaataataataataatcttaaTAGACGAAGAAAGCCACAAGAAAAAAtggcacaacaacagcagcatgcTGAGCAAAGCGATACGTCGCCGCCtgttgacaacaaaaacaaag ATTCCAATCTGATAGAAACGGGTTGTACGCGTTATGGCAAGTGCAAGTGGTTCAATGTGGCCAAAGGTTGGGGCTTCATTACACCACACGATGGCGGACAGGAAGTGTTTGTGCATCAG AGTGTCATACAAATGTCCGGCTTTCGGTCGCTGGGCGAGCAAGAGGAAGTCGAATTCGAGTGCCAACTAACCGAGCGCGGCCTGGAGGCGACACGTGTGAGCGGCAGCAAAGGACTCGACTGCACGGGCAGCACCTTTCGACCGCGCACGAAGAAGCGACGACGCGTACGCTGCTATAATTGCGGTAAATTTGCTAATCACATTGCCTCGATGTGCCCGCAGGAACCGCAACCCAAGCGCTGTCATATATGCAAATCCGAAGCGCATTTCTTTGCCGATTGTCCGATGCGGCAG GAATCAACTGCGAGTGCTGAGTCGGCGCCAATATCTAATGACGATAAGAGCCAGTGCGAGGATGCAGCCACGTGA